The following are from one region of the Prevotella communis genome:
- a CDS encoding SusC/RagA family TonB-linked outer membrane protein yields the protein MKILKSVIMTIALLLSTTLSAQNITSVHGTLSDDMGPLMGATVCEIDATGRIIESALTDLNGNFTMKVRNTKDKIRFSYVGLETVTMPINKTTYVLKMKSKTKLKEVTVTSKRRMQGNTLPIPQREISYATQTISMKEFEGLGITSVDEALQGRIAGLDIVGNSGNLGSGSTMRLRGASSISTLTDANPLIVVDGNIREVNLDNFDMAGANDEKFAELLNINPEDIASITVLKDAAATAVYGSQGGNGVIELTTKRGVRGAPKVTYSLKLTGTYQPQGYALLNGDDYTMMLKEAYFNPRQNDNASNKYAIPEINYVDDPSILADWRQYRANTDWRDAVTQWGLRQNHYATITGGGEKASFRIGAGYDHETGTIIQQKMNRFSTRVNLDYNVSQRIRVSTNFSLTYSKYDDNSDDLLAIALKKMPNMSIYQIDPDTGLETDKYYNMPQSGTYIGSEVFKNDQRNYVNPVASAYLAKKQRRVYDMNPELILNYQLLGLDDEHWQLNWRSSVYMNISNHYNDSFYPQELVTKRWEDKVNTSASSSSKSVSFNTKQTLTLIPAFANKDHSMMMMGRFELTSGSSSSQSTDGYGLPSTNGVIVSPSAGGIINGMSSGYSQWRSMYYTFSAHYAYKGRYVADFTVRADGTTKFGPGNRWGYFPSVSLKWIVSDEPWMQKLKPTLSMLAIRPSWGRVGNQPGQNYLFTSKYGSADRYIDMAAMKPLNIRLTDLKWQLVSSYNFGIDLGFMDGRLNLTIEGYQSTTSDMLMGSFRIPSNTGFATVPYHNNGKMRNTGWEFHINTNRMIKAGKFSMDMNANFGNNRNEILEMDEYILENKNSKYGYNNGETLRRVQLHNPFGAIYGFKYKGVYQYNYLTIKNHVQEMVEAGATKDDIQTWWREWSGSGKTAPVAVGADGNLILEGNNVPKRMMYDYRSDNTGHDGAFPGFNGGDAIYDDLNHDGQINALDITYLGSSLPKLTGGFGFSFNYGQWRLSTQFTYRVGNKIINKARLQAEAMTGNDNQSQAVNYRWRQEGDVTPIPRAMYGGNSNYNTLISDRFVEDGSYLRMSYAQLNYSINKKNLTWIGLNRLSFYASVNNPFVLTKYSGVDPDIAFGGEDPAIDNMQTPRSRSYTLGITVDF from the coding sequence ATGAAAATACTGAAATCTGTTATAATGACAATCGCGCTCCTGCTGTCTACAACACTGAGCGCACAGAATATCACGTCGGTACACGGTACACTGAGCGACGATATGGGTCCGCTGATGGGTGCCACCGTCTGTGAAATTGATGCTACCGGACGTATCATCGAGTCGGCTCTCACCGACTTGAACGGTAACTTTACGATGAAGGTCCGCAATACTAAGGATAAAATTCGTTTCAGTTACGTGGGTCTGGAGACTGTGACAATGCCTATCAACAAGACAACCTATGTCTTGAAGATGAAGTCTAAGACCAAGCTGAAGGAGGTGACCGTTACCTCTAAGCGCCGTATGCAGGGTAACACACTGCCTATCCCTCAGCGAGAAATCTCTTACGCCACACAGACCATCTCCATGAAGGAGTTCGAGGGTCTGGGTATCACTTCTGTCGATGAGGCCCTGCAGGGACGTATCGCCGGTCTGGATATCGTGGGTAACTCTGGTAACCTGGGTTCTGGTTCTACCATGCGTCTGCGTGGTGCTTCGTCTATCTCTACGCTGACCGATGCCAACCCGCTGATTGTGGTGGATGGTAACATCCGTGAGGTGAACCTCGACAACTTCGATATGGCTGGTGCCAATGATGAGAAGTTCGCTGAACTGCTGAACATCAACCCTGAGGATATCGCTTCTATCACCGTGCTGAAGGATGCTGCCGCTACTGCAGTATACGGTTCACAGGGTGGTAACGGTGTTATCGAGCTGACCACCAAGCGTGGTGTGCGTGGTGCTCCAAAGGTGACCTACTCACTGAAGCTCACTGGTACTTATCAGCCTCAGGGCTATGCTCTGCTGAATGGTGACGACTACACCATGATGCTGAAGGAGGCTTACTTCAACCCCCGTCAGAATGATAACGCATCTAATAAGTATGCTATCCCTGAGATCAACTATGTGGACGATCCTTCTATCCTGGCCGACTGGCGCCAGTATCGTGCCAATACCGACTGGCGCGACGCTGTCACTCAGTGGGGTCTGCGTCAGAACCACTACGCTACCATCACCGGTGGTGGTGAGAAGGCTAGCTTCCGTATCGGTGCCGGTTACGACCACGAGACGGGTACTATCATCCAGCAGAAGATGAACCGTTTCTCTACACGTGTGAACCTGGACTATAATGTCAGCCAGCGTATCCGTGTAAGCACCAACTTCTCTCTGACTTACTCTAAGTACGACGACAACTCTGACGACCTGCTGGCCATCGCCCTGAAGAAGATGCCTAACATGAGCATCTATCAGATCGATCCTGACACGGGTCTGGAGACCGACAAGTACTATAACATGCCTCAGAGTGGAACCTATATCGGTTCTGAGGTGTTCAAGAACGACCAGCGTAACTACGTGAACCCCGTGGCTTCTGCTTATCTGGCTAAGAAGCAGCGCCGTGTCTACGACATGAACCCTGAGCTCATCCTGAACTACCAGCTGCTGGGCCTCGATGATGAGCACTGGCAGTTGAACTGGCGCAGCTCTGTGTACATGAATATCTCTAACCACTACAACGATTCGTTCTATCCCCAGGAACTGGTGACCAAGCGCTGGGAGGACAAGGTGAACACCTCTGCCTCAAGCTCTTCAAAGAGCGTTTCGTTCAACACCAAGCAGACGCTGACCCTGATTCCTGCGTTTGCTAACAAGGACCACTCTATGATGATGATGGGACGCTTCGAACTGACTTCTGGTTCTAGCAGCTCTCAGTCAACCGACGGTTACGGCCTGCCTTCTACCAATGGTGTCATCGTGAGCCCCTCTGCAGGTGGTATCATCAACGGCATGAGCTCTGGCTACAGCCAGTGGCGCTCTATGTACTACACCTTCTCTGCTCACTATGCTTATAAGGGACGCTACGTGGCCGACTTCACCGTACGTGCCGACGGTACTACTAAGTTCGGTCCCGGCAACCGCTGGGGTTACTTCCCCTCTGTATCTCTGAAGTGGATCGTCAGTGACGAGCCTTGGATGCAGAAACTGAAGCCCACACTCTCTATGTTGGCTATCCGTCCCAGCTGGGGTCGTGTAGGTAACCAGCCTGGTCAGAACTACCTGTTTACTTCTAAGTATGGTTCTGCCGACAGGTATATCGACATGGCTGCCATGAAACCGCTGAACATCCGTCTGACCGACCTGAAGTGGCAGTTGGTATCCAGCTACAACTTCGGTATCGACCTGGGCTTCATGGATGGTCGTCTGAACCTGACTATCGAGGGGTACCAGTCTACTACCTCAGACATGCTGATGGGTAGCTTCCGTATTCCTTCAAACACTGGTTTCGCTACCGTACCTTATCATAACAACGGTAAGATGCGCAACACCGGTTGGGAGTTCCATATCAATACAAACCGCATGATCAAGGCTGGTAAGTTCTCTATGGATATGAACGCCAACTTCGGTAACAACCGCAACGAAATCCTGGAGATGGACGAGTACATCCTGGAAAACAAGAACTCTAAGTACGGCTATAACAACGGTGAGACCTTGCGTCGTGTGCAGTTGCACAACCCGTTCGGTGCTATCTACGGCTTCAAGTACAAGGGTGTGTACCAGTACAACTACCTCACCATCAAGAACCATGTTCAGGAAATGGTTGAGGCCGGTGCTACCAAGGACGACATCCAGACTTGGTGGAGAGAGTGGTCAGGTTCTGGTAAGACGGCTCCTGTGGCTGTCGGTGCCGATGGCAACCTGATTCTCGAGGGTAACAACGTGCCTAAGCGTATGATGTACGACTATCGTTCTGATAATACTGGTCACGATGGTGCATTCCCCGGCTTCAACGGTGGTGACGCTATCTACGACGACCTGAACCACGATGGTCAGATCAATGCACTGGATATCACCTACCTGGGCTCTTCTCTGCCTAAGTTGACTGGTGGTTTCGGTTTCTCTTTCAACTACGGTCAGTGGCGTCTGTCAACACAGTTCACCTACCGTGTGGGCAACAAGATTATCAACAAGGCTCGTCTGCAGGCTGAGGCCATGACTGGTAACGACAACCAGAGTCAGGCTGTGAACTACCGCTGGCGTCAGGAGGGTGACGTAACACCTATCCCACGTGCTATGTATGGTGGCAACAGCAACTACAACACGCTGATCAGCGACCGCTTCGTAGAGGATGGAAGCTACCTGCGTATGAGCTATGCCCAGCTCAACTATTCTATCAATAAGAAGAACCTGACATGGATTGGCCTGAACCGCCTTTCATTCTATGCCAGTGTGAACAACCCCTTCGTACTCACGAAGTACTCTGGTGTGGACCCCGATATCGCATTCGGTGGCGAGGATCCTGCTATCGACAACATGCAGACACCACGTTCACGTTCTTATACACTGGGTATCACTGTTGATTTCTAA
- a CDS encoding RagB/SusD family nutrient uptake outer membrane protein has product MKKNYNKIICAICVVCGLTSCSDFLDIKPQNEIIFEDFWNEKTDVDMVVAGCYSALQNDGVRKRMMIWGEARTENVMAGQGINNDLNLSNILKENITAMNTYTTWEGFYDVINRCNTVLKYAPVVAEKDPSYTQGDLNATIAEVTALRSLSYFYLIRTFRDVPFSREAFTDDDQTMDLPATPFYEVLDNLIGDLRSVEDKAVKRYPETYPFYQTGRITQDAIRAMLCEMYLWKGAVDPIGYDSCVYYAEEVIKSKKELNDEYEKKHRLSADTKAALEVRLNGYPLVNDNLTGTYFGNYYEELFVEGASKETVFELVYDDEKAGNGMLANGAVSSLYGHSNGTGLLVGSKYLKEDIEADYSKRVIFEPEQKNKLDARLYVNCDATKDNSPIMKLAASSIDIDAKSSSTPKSDYSLYPQNNNSSMWIIYRLPDIMLMEAEALCEKMLNPIDGEDSLVSATNKPLMEKAFTLVNVINKRAICKKDLTASDTLKSSNYATKTAMTDLVKRERQRELMFEGKRWYDLVRYAMRAGNTEPVINAVMHREDVNKEYSQNFFKKMDAIFWPYNIEEMKVNRNLVANPAFGSGENSSYEKAK; this is encoded by the coding sequence ATGAAAAAGAATTATAATAAGATAATCTGCGCAATCTGCGTCGTCTGCGGTCTCACTTCTTGCTCGGACTTCCTGGATATCAAACCTCAGAACGAGATTATATTCGAGGACTTCTGGAATGAAAAGACCGACGTGGACATGGTCGTGGCTGGTTGCTACTCTGCACTCCAGAACGACGGTGTCAGAAAGCGTATGATGATTTGGGGTGAGGCCAGAACGGAGAATGTGATGGCCGGTCAGGGTATCAATAATGATCTTAACCTCTCTAATATTTTGAAGGAGAATATCACGGCAATGAATACCTATACCACTTGGGAGGGCTTCTACGACGTGATCAACCGTTGTAACACGGTACTGAAGTATGCGCCTGTCGTGGCCGAGAAGGATCCTTCCTATACACAGGGCGACCTCAACGCTACTATCGCTGAGGTGACAGCACTGCGCTCTCTCTCTTATTTCTACCTGATTCGTACGTTCCGCGATGTGCCTTTCTCTCGTGAGGCCTTCACCGACGACGACCAGACAATGGATCTGCCCGCAACGCCGTTCTACGAGGTGCTCGACAACCTGATTGGTGACCTGCGCAGCGTTGAGGATAAGGCTGTAAAGCGCTATCCTGAGACCTACCCTTTCTATCAGACTGGCCGCATCACGCAGGATGCTATCCGTGCCATGTTGTGCGAGATGTATCTGTGGAAGGGTGCCGTTGATCCTATTGGCTACGACTCTTGTGTTTACTATGCAGAAGAGGTCATCAAATCTAAGAAGGAACTCAACGATGAGTACGAGAAGAAGCATCGTCTGTCGGCCGATACGAAGGCTGCCCTGGAGGTTCGCCTCAATGGCTATCCTCTGGTTAACGACAATCTGACGGGTACTTACTTTGGCAATTATTATGAAGAGTTATTCGTAGAAGGTGCTAGCAAGGAGACCGTCTTTGAACTAGTCTATGATGACGAGAAAGCTGGTAATGGTATGCTGGCCAATGGTGCTGTGTCTTCTCTTTACGGTCACTCTAACGGTACTGGCCTGCTGGTTGGTTCTAAGTACCTGAAAGAGGATATCGAGGCCGACTACTCTAAGCGTGTCATTTTTGAGCCTGAGCAGAAGAACAAGTTGGATGCTCGCCTCTATGTGAACTGTGACGCTACTAAGGACAACTCTCCTATCATGAAGTTGGCTGCTAGTAGCATCGACATCGACGCGAAGTCTTCTTCGACGCCTAAGTCTGACTATTCTTTGTATCCTCAGAACAACAACAGCAGTATGTGGATCATCTACCGCTTGCCTGATATCATGCTGATGGAGGCTGAGGCACTCTGCGAGAAGATGCTGAATCCCATTGATGGCGAGGACTCGTTGGTTAGCGCCACGAACAAACCGCTGATGGAGAAGGCTTTCACACTGGTGAACGTTATCAACAAGCGTGCTATCTGTAAGAAGGATCTGACAGCTTCTGATACACTGAAGAGCAGCAACTACGCCACCAAGACGGCCATGACCGACCTGGTGAAGCGTGAGCGTCAGCGCGAACTGATGTTCGAGGGTAAGCGCTGGTACGACCTTGTACGCTACGCCATGCGTGCCGGCAACACAGAACCTGTGATCAATGCCGTGATGCACCGCGAGGATGTGAACAAGGAGTACTCTCAGAACTTCTTCAAGAAGATGGATGCTATCTTCTGGCCTTACAACATTGAGGAAATGAAGGTGAACCGTAACCTGGTGGCCAATCCTGCCTTTGGCAGCGGCGAGAACTCCAGCTACGAGAAAGCTAAATAA